The proteins below come from a single Felis catus isolate Fca126 chromosome A1, F.catus_Fca126_mat1.0, whole genome shotgun sequence genomic window:
- the LOC101094730 gene encoding general transcription factor IIH subunit 2, which yields MDDEPERTKRWEGGYERTWEILKEDESGSLKATIEDILFKAKRKRVFEHHGQVRLGMMRHLYVVVDGSRTMEDQDLKPNRLTCTLKLLEYFVEEYFDQNPISQIGIIVTKSKRAEKLTELSGNPRKHITSLKKAVDMTCHGEPSLYNSLSMAMQTLKHMPGHTSREVLIIFSSLTTCDPSNIYDLIKTLKATKIRVSVIGLSAEVRVCTVLARETGGTYHVILDESHYKELLTHHVSPPPASSGSECSLIRMGFPQHTIASLSDQDAKPSFSMAHLDSNTEPGLTLGGYFCPQCRAKYCELPVECKICGLTLVSAPHLARSYHHLFPLDAFQEIPLEEHNGERFCYGCQGELKDQHVYVCAVCQNVFCVDCDVFVHDSLHCCPGCIHKIPTSSGI from the exons ATGGATGACGAACCTGAAAGAACTAAGCGATGGGAAGGAGGCTATGAAAGGACATG GGAGATTCTTAAAGAAGATGAATCAGGATCACTTAAAGCTACAATAGAAGATATTCTcttcaaagcaaagagaaaaag AGTGTTTGAGCACCATGGACAGGTTCGACTTGGAAtg ATGCGTCATCTTTATGTGGTAGTAGATGGATCAAGAACAATGGAAGACCAAGATTTAAAGCCAAATAGATTGACTTGTACTTTAAAG tTGTTGGAATACTTCGTAGAAGAGTATTTTGATCAAAATCCTATTAGTCAG attggaaTAATTGTAACAAAGAGTAAAAGAGCTGAAAAACTGACCGAACTCTCAG gAAACCCAAGGAAACACATTACATCTTTGAAGAAAGCTGTAGATATGACCTGCCATGGAGAACCGTCTCTCTATAACTCATTAAGCATGGCTATGCAAACTCTAAA ACACATGCCTGGACATACAAGTAGAGAAGTGCTAATCATCTTTAGCAGCCTCACAACTTGTGACCCATCTAATATCTATGATCTAATCAAG ACCCTAAAGGCAACTAAAATTAGAGTGTCTGTTATCGGATTGTCTGCAGAGGTTCGGGTTTGCACTGTACTTGCTCGTGAAACTGGTG GCACATACCATGTTATCTTAGATGAAAGCCATTACAAAGAATTGCTGACACATCATGTCAGTCCTCCACCTGCTAGCTCAGGTTCTGAATGCTCACTTATTCGTATGg GATTTCCTCAGCATACCATTGCTTCTCTGTCTGATCAAGATGCAAAACCCTCTTTCAGCATGGC GCACTTGGATAGCAACACTGAGCCAGGACTTACATTAGGAGGATATTTCTGCCCACAGTGTCGAGCAAAGTACTGTGAACTTCCAGTTGAATGTAAAATCTGTG GTCTTACTTTGGTGTCTGCTCCCCATTTGGCACGGTCTTAtcatcatttatttcctttggatgcTTTTCAAGAGATTCCTCTAGAAGAACATAATGGAGAAAG attttgttATGGATGTCAGGGGGAATTAAAAGACCAGCAC GTCTATGTTTGTGCTGTGtgccaaaatgttttctgtgtgGACTGTGATGTTTTTGTTCACGATTCTCTCCACTGCTGTCCTGGCTGTATTCATAAGATTCCAACTTCTTCAGGGATTTGA